The Lemur catta isolate mLemCat1 chromosome 17, mLemCat1.pri, whole genome shotgun sequence genome segment GAGCATGGGACCGCCACGCCCATCGGCCAGCTGAGACAGTGTGATCTGACccccagagaagaccttgtatagccaaagcaatcttaagtaaaaagaacaaactgggaggtatcagtctaccagacttcaagctggtAGTAGTAACTAAAGgatatagtaactaaaacagcatggtactggcacaagaacagagacatagacttttggaacaggactgagaatccagaaatgaaaccatccacatacggtaagctaatctttgacaaaacagacaaaaatatacactgggggaaagaatctctttttaataaatggtgctgggaaaactggatagctacatgcaaaagattgaaactaaatccccacttctcacctctcacaaaaatcaattcaagatggataacaaccttaaacctaaggcatgaaaccttaagaattttagaagaagatgttgggaagaccctttcagacattggcttaggcaaagaatttttgaagaagatccccaaaacaatcaccacagcaacaaaaataaataaatgggatctgatcaaattaaaaagcttttgcacagccaaagaaactatcattagagaaaatagacagcctacagaatgggagaaaatatttgctctctacacatctgataaagggtgataacaagaatttatctagaacttaaaaaaatcaacaagaaaaaatcaaacaaccccatcaataaatgggcaaaggaaattaacagaaacttttcaaaagaagacagagtaatggCCAGCAAAcgtataaaaaatgctcaatgtctctaatcattagagaaatgcaaatcaaaaccataatgagatatcacctaaccccagtgagattggcctctatcaaaaattcccaaaacaacaaatgctggcgaggatgtagaGACGGGAACAGTCTTACaccgctggtgggactgcagattggtgcaacctctgtggaaaagaatccggagatacctcaaagagttggGAGTGGAAATACCACTCGATCCAGCAATAGCGCTgttgggcatttacccaaaagagcaaaagacattctataataaagacatctgcacccgaatgtttatggcagcacagttcactattgcaaggatgtagaaacaaccaagtgcccatcaattcatgagtggattgttaaaatttggtatatgtatacaatggaatattactcaattataagaaatgacagtgatctagcacctcttttattttcctggatagagtttgagcccattatccgaagtgaggtatcagaagatcagaagaataggctctacatgtactcgccatcaaattggcactgactgatcaacactatggtgctcacacggtagtaatattctccagggattagaggttgggggggggtaaactcacaactaatggatgcagtgagcattgtagagggtaagggcatgcctctaatcctcacttgggtgaggcaaagacataaaatataaccaaaatatttgtacccttgtaatatcctgaaataaaaaaaaataagacaatttgGCAAGGTATTTGGATACAAGACAAAACTGATAGCTTTTGATTATGCTACtcataattaattattttgatgaTAATATTTTCTACTTACTGTTCACATTTGGGGTTCCATGCATTTCAGTCCACAATCTGTGCAGCACTTTTCTGCCAATGGGCAGACATCATCCTGCAGGCACTTGGGTTTATCAATCCTGGCACACTTCAAGGGCTTGCGTGGGCAGAAACCCTCTTTGACTTTATAGGGTAAAATAAGATACTTGATGTTGAAATACTAGGTCATAATTTGAGACAAATTTGGGGGATCTTGGGACTCTCAAACAGGGTTTTATTCTGATTAAGCTTCTTACCCTTTCCCCTACAGTAACAATAGACTGGAGGAGGTGGAGTATCAACTTTCTATGGCTAATAACTTGAAGAGTATCAAAAAAGTCTTGCCATACCTGATTTATGCAATATGATAGGATACCTGCCTTCTCCTACAGAATTAATGGATTGGGGTTATATAATCCCAGAGTACCAGAGGTGGAAGGAGTATTAGGAAGCACCCAGAACTTTCTTGTTTTATGAAGTGTAGGAATCGAGGACCATATGGGGGAAGTGagttgcctaaggccacacagaaTGCAAATAGAAAAGTTGAAGTCTGTTGAAAAGCCTTTAACTCTTGCTACCATAGCATGGTGTACCTTAAAACACTGACAATCCCTGGGACCACATGTGGGAATAAACACCAGCTTAGAGTTGGCTTCTACTCCAAGAGCATTTACTACCAATCTTTTCCCCAGGCCATCTTACAGGATATGACTGTGATGTTCATGCTCTGAAGTTCTATGCAGACATGAGAGCTTATTAGGAATATACCTAAtggttataaatttttttatgaatCAATGGATATTGTCACCTTGCAGGTCATTGAGGAATGAGATTCAGAACAAGTAAGTTTTCTTGGGGAAGAATGGAGAGTGATGATTGGCTTTGAAGAACAGCACAATAGTCTTCAGAGGTCAAGAGGTCAACATCGGGGCACTGGCTGGGCATTAAAAGGGGAAAGGTTCCCAAAGTTCTTCAAAGGTCAACCCAAGGGGAATCTGAGATTCAAGACACCCCCATTCCATGGGACAACAGGGCGTCCTTGGCATATGCCCAGTAGACTTGGGCAGGTATATCTCCAGTCCTCACCTGTCCAGGCCCTGGAGCAAACAAAGCCACATGTGGATTCACAACACTTGTGCCCCTTGGGGCAATCGATGTCACTTCTACATGAAGCTGGACACTCCATACGGTCAGTGAAAGGAAAGAGTGGGCACTGTCCTTCCTTGACTAAAACAAGAGCAGATGTGAGTTTCTTCAAAGCCCACCCCATCTCACCACCCTTCAAACAGCTTTTACTTCTCTTGAAAGCTAGCACTTCTTTCTGCAACTGGGTTCATCCCACCCTATCCATTCTTAGAAATATCCAAGAATGACATTTCCTCACCATATCATGGGATACGGTAGCAAGAGTGCTGGGCTTCATGCCTGAAGCCCCGAGGTaaagtcccagttctgccacttaatgagtgacttcagtttccttctctgtaaaataggggtaatCATCTGAAGTCTACACAAATCAATCCAAGCTATTTTAGGATATTTAGTTTTACTCTGAATGAAATGGGGAGCCATTGCAGTGTTCtcagcagaggagtgacatggtCTGACCCATGTTTTAAAAAGGTCATTGTGGCTACTGTGTTGATAATAGACTGCATGAAGGATGGAAGCAGGGAGAGCTTTTAGGAGGCTGTTGCAgcaatccaggtgagaagacagagCCTCAGATTAGGGTGGCAGCTGCAGATGTGGTAAGAAGTAGTCAGATTCAGGATCTACTTTCAAGGTAGaactaaaattatttccttacttAATGGATGTTAACTGGGAAAAGGAGGCACCAGGTgtggttttaaagttttttcaaCCTATTAATAGGTGAAGAGAACTATGAATAGAGCAGATTTGGGGTAGGGGAAGAAGGTAAGTGATTCCATTTCAGACAAGTGAAGTGTGGGTCATTAGGACACTGATGGTATTTAAAtcaattctttgggattttgtGCATGTCTGCTGTTGTCCTTATCTGATTACAAATTCTATGAGGACTTCTCCAGGAAATTCTTATTCCCCAGTCAGGGGCAGACCATGGCATGCTTGACTCTCACATTGTCTCTGAGTCCCAACCTAAATTCTCCACAAACCAGCCCAATCCCATTTCCCTGGCTTTGTCTTCCTGATGCTCCTAGGAGAGAGGACCAAGGCCTAATCCACAGCACCATTATTCCTCAGAGCCTCCCACAAAGGGAAGCTTGTGGTCTCTGTTTCATCAAGTCAGGCCACAGGATTGCCATTGGGCCCATGAAATTAAAACTCCAGCTCTACTCCTGACCAATCATGGGTGCTCCGGCAACTAAAGTCACCTCTCTGTCTCTATTTCCTTATGTGTAAAGTGGTAGTGATGGTACATCTTTCACTGTGCCTCACAGAATCTGAGGTTGATATTGCAACGCTGCCTCATACATCACACAGTGCTGCATTTTGAAGATCAGTGGTCACCACCTCAATTGCTACTATTTGGTGAATCCACACCACTGGAGAGCTACCATGTCACGTCTTTGTGTGTTTTTGATCACATATACTCCTACCAACAATGCAATGAGGTGTTTGATATTACTCCAGTATCACAGTGGAGGGAACTGAAACTCAAAGAGGTGAAGAAACTTGCAGTAAGTGGGAAAGGTCAGATTGTAATCCAGGTCTTTTGACTCCTAAGTGCTGTAGGGCACTGTCTCCCAACGTTACTGGAGATCATTATACTAAGAAAGGAATCCAcagccttcccctccaccccatccACTCTCCACTGCCTGTGTCTACACTTACTCCATGGGATGCCAGAGCTGGAGTTTCTATGGTTCATTCTTGGGTAAATCCTCAGGGTGATGCTCAACAGGTTGATATGATGAGGAACCTTCTTCCAAGGGAGCAAGCAGACCTGGCTTTCAGGTCCCATTGGCCAAAATTTATTAACACTTTATGTATACTGTGTCATTTTTTGGCAGAACAATTCCAtaggtaaatactattattatcttcattttatagacaagaaattTGAAACTCACAAAGGCAGGCAACTGGCCCAAGACCTCCCAGCCAGTGAATGACAGACCTAAGACTTGAACCAAGGAAGTTTAACCTCAAAGTCTGAGCCTATAACCTCACTGGTATACTATTTCTAGTTAAACTAGGCCCTCTGACTGCCAGGATACGGGTCTCACCAACTGACATGCAGGCCTTCTTGCAGTCATCAATGCTGAAGAAGTTGTTCGCATTCCCAAGGCAGCCCCTAAATGTAAAGAATTCGCAGCTACCTTTTTCAAAGTCAAAATACCAGCGCTGTAGGTTAAGCTTACATATTCCTCGTTTCAAGGGCAGTGTGCAGGGTTCTGagggcaggaaaaaaagagagaagaacatAAAAGGTAGAGATAAAAGTAGGAGGTCAGGTCCCCAGCCATTGTCATAGTTCATGGTATTATTATCCAAGTCATAGAAAGGggcacagttaaaaaaaaaaaagaaaaagaaagcctagGTTCTAGTCCTAGTTCTACTATTAATACTCCATGTTGTACAGCACTTCCTAGAATCACTTCTTCATTGCAAAGAATGTTATGAAGAGCATATAAGAATATTGTACTTTGGAGTTGATCTTTCTTCTCCATTGCTATGAGCTTCAGGAGGACAGGACCCTTGTTGAACGTAAAAAATCAGACAAGATCACTCTGAGATCATGATAAAGTGAGACAAAAACAAGGTCACTGTGAAACCTACAAGATACCAAACACCTCCCTCTCCCAGAAAACATGGCTGACTTATACTTCTCTACCAATTATAGCTTTACCTTCACTCTAGTCTGTCCTCTGCATAGTTAAGATTCACTGGGACACCCAGTCATAGAATTTTCCCACCTCCTGACAGACGCAATCTAGAGCAAGCCTTCACTCCTTTAGACCCTTCCCCAAATTATCCAGTCAAAACCCAAATCCTATAATAGATTCTTTCTAACAGCTTCTCACTGAGATGCCTCATTGTTGTCTATGGTGAACATTCTCCCGCACTGCAACAAGGAATAAACCCAACTTGTTCGTTCAACTGCAGGTGTGTTCCTGGTGGTCTTTGTCCAAAGGATATTGACAAtagatacttgttgaataaatgaatgataagtgagtgaatgaaagaatattGATAAAATGCACAGTTCCTTGAGTTACCAGGAACCCTCCTTGAAGGCCAAAAAGTCCCCACAATGTAAACTGACTGAGGTTTGATTTTGCCACAGTGCCAGTGACAGTCTCCTGACACATAGTGAGCATGGAACAGGTGTTAGTTATTTGTGAATGACCGAATATTGACCAAAGAAGACTAACATTAATATTATCTTGTTGGTGGCCACCGTGTCTAGACTTCATGATCTGTACTCAAGCGCTGGGAGttgaacaagagaaagaaaagtgtgaGCCCTGGACTCTTTGTCCTGCCATCCCGCCAGTTCTGGGCAGATCAAGAAGAGGGAAACCTCAAAAGGCAACTTTGCCCTCAACCTGGGTGCCCCTACCTTGATAGGGATCCAAGCACTTCTTCCTACAGGCAAAAGTGCAGCACTTCTCATGTCCCAAGCAGTCCAAATCCTTTTTGCAATGGTCCTGAATTTTAATGTGACAGGTAATCCTTTCTCTGGGGCACACTCCTGGTTTCTCTGCAAGAAATAAATGTCCACACTCACATCCCTTGAGAGTTGCAGCTCTTCTCCTCCCACAGCAAAAGGGAGTATGAAATTCTCTCATCCCCATCCTCTACTTTCAATTCTGGGTTCTTGATCTGCTTATATTTAGGAGCCAAGTGTGTCTCTTACCACTCTTGGCCCATTTAGACGGATCTGAATCAGGAATTAGTCCCCAGGTAGAACGGAAGGAGAAGGATCTTGGATTCCAGGACTAGGGGGTGTAGcggcccgattacagaacgggggatgaacacagaaagaaacacacagacacacaaagacggtacaagactgcagcaccgaaaagcaccagtcgctttatttttatactccttttgtccagcagctactttctgatacatgactatctttagagtcctgaggtgatatgttccatttcttatggaaattgctcaaggaaggtagacatttgcatGTTAACCTTCGGACCTCATTACCgagtgcaggacaatgagacatgccttggtTTGTGTGCAAGActtaaggcccttggctattttccatagggaacaattggtctgttca includes the following:
- the WFDC8 gene encoding WAP four-disulfide core domain protein 8 isoform X2, whose amino-acid sequence is MAEYLPLHISTLSWRNAIFLLLLALSLEQTSASLVEEIKQKPGVCPRERITCHIKIQDHCKKDLDCLGHEKCCTFACRKKCLDPYQEPCTLPLKRGICKLNLQRWYFDFEKGSCEFFTFRGCLGNANNFFSIDDCKKACMSVVKEGQCPLFPFTDRMECPASCRSDIDCPKGHKCCESTCGFVCSRAWTVKEGFCPRKPLKCARIDKPKCLQDDVCPLAEKCCTDCGLKCMEPQM
- the WFDC8 gene encoding WAP four-disulfide core domain protein 8 isoform X1 — its product is MKTGPGAGYLPLHISTLSWRNAIFLLLLALSLEQTSASLVEEIKQKPGVCPRERITCHIKIQDHCKKDLDCLGHEKCCTFACRKKCLDPYQEPCTLPLKRGICKLNLQRWYFDFEKGSCEFFTFRGCLGNANNFFSIDDCKKACMSVVKEGQCPLFPFTDRMECPASCRSDIDCPKGHKCCESTCGFVCSRAWTVKEGFCPRKPLKCARIDKPKCLQDDVCPLAEKCCTDCGLKCMEPQM